Sequence from the Prunus persica cultivar Lovell chromosome G5, Prunus_persica_NCBIv2, whole genome shotgun sequence genome:
tatatatatatattgggaaATTGGACTGGTGTCTTTAGATGCGTACACGTGTTCGACCCTGAATCCGATGGTGATCCTTCGTTGAAATCGCATGAAGTTTTGGCAGGATAGGATCACGACTCACGAGGCCCCCCATGCATAATGAAGCGAGGGTGGCCCTTGTGAATTTGTTGGTAGCTTCCTGGCCACGTGTGCCATGCACTGGCTTCTTCTACCTGCCTCTCCGTTAAAGTTCTGACGATCCGGCTTTTTCCCGCGCCTCAAAGCTGCTGGTGGAGCCTCCACGCGTCTTCTACAGTTAACGAAATGTGACGTCTCACAACTTTTTCGCATGTTCCAAAATGCCGTTGCTTTGCTTGTGAACGGCACTGCGGGTGGGTAGAATGGTCATTTGTCTTTCGTCATTTTGCACTGCAAGAGGGCCACTGAATAGTCGCGGAAAGCAACTCTAAGTGGGTCCCGCACTGAAAGACTCACCTAGACTCTTTGGTCCCAGGTGGTCAAAATTTGTTCATGAtttcttcataaaaaataacttttaaaacataaaaaaaatattttttaaaagaattttttcctttttaaaaactattttcAAGTTGTATGTCAaacatattttgaaattttgattaaaattccTTGTTTTAAAAGTTTTTGAATCTCTACTTAAATAGGATGctaaacaagtttttgaattttaaaaagtagaTTTGagaactcttttttttaaaaaaaaaaaaagaaaaaatccaaattttttgaCTCGCGTACTTGAATAGGATGCCAAATGTCAATttaaccggaaaaaaaaaaaaagaatgccaAACGTCCGTTAAATTTTGATGTACATTATTTATGAAGAATTACAGTTATAATAATCCACATgtattgaccaaaaaatattCCAGATGTTTGTTTGGACGACAAACCTTATCAGAAGAAATCTAAAAGACCATCCACGTTAAAAAGTGAGAAGACCTGGAATTGACCAcactgttttcttttctgttcatAGACATTTGGCCTTAAATGGTTATGAAAGACGCGAATCCTTGTTGCTCGTTTGAGATGCGTTGTGATGCATGCGTTCATTTCAAATTGGTAAGAACGAacggaaggaaaaaaagaagatacaGATCTATAATATTATGTGCATGATCGAGAAACATCTATGGATTTAGATAGAGACATCAATAATTGATCACCTTTGTCTGCACTTTCATTTTCGATGCTTCAAATTTGTTCACATATCCCATTCCGACATATCTCAAAAGATTTGCGTATGTGATTCATCCTAAATTCGACACGCATAGCTGAACTACACTAAAGGTTGGGCTCTAGCCTAGGGCAATGTTTGGGACATTACACCTCATTTCACAATCCTATCGAAGCCATACCTCAAAGATTTCAAACTTGCAGCTTTCTTCTTTGAGCCGATTCGTATAAAAACATTTCTGGTTCCGCTCTTGATTCGAAGGTCTTTATCTAAGAAGCAAATCTATATTTACTTTCTAAATTAACAGATCTCAAATTATGCGTGAtatcttattaaaaaaaagaagtcgaTTGCATCATGTGATACTGCTGGATATGGGACTCACTGTTAATGGTGAGTCTGGCATCTTATGTTTGAGATTTCAATTTTGGCGTAATCTAaactttaattatatatttttctttactgTTTGCATGCATTAAGATTCATCAAGAACCAATCATTTAGAacattgtattatttaatgtaATTAATACTTGATTTCCCACTTGCAGCAAGCAGTCAAACCGCAAAACTGGGAATATGTTCTTGTCCAGCCAAAATAACTTCAAACCTTCTTCgtacattattttatttattaacgTTTGAATAAAAgcattctgtttttttaatagcTACCTCTGCCTTACTTATAAGTTTAGTCAATGTACCCAATATGAGTGGGATGGTCTTCCCACTCAATCaagtaaaatgacaaaaaattaatattggGATATGATTTCACTAATACTGAATATATATTTCGGAAATTTTCTTAAATAGGGGTGTTAGTTAGATTGACTCAggtctttgacgtgcttctAAGTGGTTATGAGTTCAACTCCTATGATACTGTGTGTGAGTTTTccccattctttttttaattttgaagaaaacgaaaagagaaaaaaagaagaagaaaaaggcgGCATTGCAAGGTCCACGTTCACTCAACTCATTACAACTTGAATCGCTCTCTGAATGTTCTACAGggtgtttcttttttaatcttttcaaTCTTATATTCAATATTCTTTTGAGAAGCTAGCTTTAAAACTCTCCAATTAAATTCGACAATTTCTGATCAGTTGCCTCTCAATTCTCATCATGTTTGACCAGAAACCACAATGTGCATAACTTTTGTGCAAGCCCACTATAATTTATTTCCAAGTAGTTGTGGTGATCAATTAGTCACAAGTGGGTTATTCAACAAAACTCTcttaatatattaattaatttaatagagATATGCATGAGGGATGCTAGTTTTGGCtcatcaattttaatttgcACTTGATGCTTGCCACTTGCATGATATGACTCAAATGgtgcttaaaaaaaaaagttctacATCAActttttttcaagaaacaaaTCTGATATGATTTGATAGATGAATTTCACTGACGAGGGTTTATTCCTTTTCATTGGAGAATACATGACGCAGTATTTAATTAATCTGTCTGTAAATTAAGATGTTCATCAACCACTTGGGCTGACATGAAGATGAGCTCACTTCACTGCTCATCAGTATGGCTCAACTAGCTAAGTGGTGTGCTAATTATGCTGGTTAGGCCATCCCTAAACCCTATATTTTAAGGtcattcatattttattattttgagaaaggGAAGTAGGGAGTGCTTTAATGTTTGGTGGTTAAAAAGCACATGGTGGGGCCCACTATGAATTTTGCTTAGGCCAAAGCTAGGCTACATTTGGCCCGGTTGGAGGGTTAAAAGGCCAAATGTGGCCCTCTAAATTTggctaaaattttatttagtccatggctggagatgggttttgcattattttaggGGTATATTTGGGATATAGTCCATAGCTGGAGATGACCATACAAACTGAaccataatattattttcatattgAATTAACACGttaattatttacaacattTATAATATCTCACAATAAACTGAATTTATAAGCACCAATTGGagttcaaattaatttgagcCATGTACAAGTgcaataattaatataaatataaatacacATAGGTGCTTGAATTATTTATGCTATTTCACTGCAAAAGCgtgcacatatatatatatatatattctcttaTTTGAACGTCTGAACGTTATTATAATCTTCGTGTACGTCAATATGGATTCATGACATTATGTGACTAAGGCAAGGCGGGCAACATGtgcataaaaatttaaataaacacAGGTGCTTATGCGATTTCACTACAAAagttcacacacacacatatagaTTTTCTTCTATGACGTGATGTATTTTCTATTACTCttcatgcttttttttttgatttacAATGACTTCCACACGATAATAACGTACGAATGCCcaaataactatatatatccACTTATCGTGCACTCAAAAGGATAtaatctttatatatatagtcaatATGAATTCATGAGATTATTTGACTAAGGCAATGTAGGCAATGTAGGGAACAGGTGCTATCCTTATAAGATATATTTtgtatatgatatatatatatatatatatatatatataaaagtgcACATCGAGATTAAGCACTTACAATTCAGAAAAGTTGTATGATATCCCCGCACGCATATAGATTAATAATTCCTCAACTCTGTTTGTCATCAATGGCCATTAATTCTACCTTGTAATATATCTAGTCACAAGCACTGGtcaattcagaatttttttagcagaggtgcaattttgaaaggctaaaaactctttgtgaattgaacatctaagctttttacctagattgaccttaggtcccttcattcattcatattatacatgaaaaattattttatataaaaatagtaaccaagtatgaaaaataatttttcggaataatcattttctcaagataatttttggcggtttttattccttacacatcaaataagaaaacttgattttatgagattttattattgacttaatggccatcatttttagcctaaatcactaaaattgaattttcatattttgatttggtgggaatttgattttctagtaattttatttgaatccaaatgaggggttacttccttatttacattgtaaacttaagtaaatggagtaatataaaaataaatgaaagtaaaagcaTAAAATCTGTACACCTGTTGTGCACCACCCCCAGCTGAACAAATgggcaatttgaagcacctacaatgATTTTTCCGGCCAGGAGAGGTGCATATACATCTCCTTGCGCTTTAATAGGTCCACCACACAAGCCAAGTTCTAATTCTCTATTATCCTTTCCATATATGGTACATCTATCTCCATTACAAACTACTTCTTAatctaataataattttcttttcctcgtAATGTAGAAAGAGGTTTGAATCCCCCTTGttgattttaataaataaaaaaactgtaTGGTCCATGCTCGGATGCTCCTAGAATTAGCTTAACACGAGGATGATTGGAGGCAGTCAATTGTCATTGATGGCGAATGCAAGCTTAATGAATTCGTCACTGGTTTTATTTATCAGGAAGATACTAGAAAACTACGTTTTgttgtgattttgaataatatCACAAATGCGATTCTGATATGAATCGCCACAAACCTAAGATGCAAGGGTCACACGGGTTGGCTCTTGGATGTTGAAGAAGGTTgttgggggggggggtgggGGTGGGCGATCAAATCGGATTGGGTGGAGGATACAAGTTGGgctattctttttattttattttatttaaaggcCGGGCTGGGCTATATAGGTTTGGAaagttttacaaaaatttgggTCGGGCTTTAGCCCTACTTAAACAGGGTTGAAGCGTGTTTATCTATTCTCATAATTATCCATCACATAAATTGTACGTGATAAATAGTTATGAGAGTAAAATACATGCATTCGACTGTCCGTCCTATAATTTGCAAAGTTCATCTTGAGGGTTTTAACAAGCTGAATTTGGTAagatcttatttttaattgctttTTGGAATCAGATGGTTAAAGGGAGTTGGGAGATTTAGCAATGCTGAATTTCAAAGGCTAAAGGCATGCCAACCTGGTGAAAAGCTTCCATATAATATCTCCAAGTTCGTTTATCAAATTCAATGAGTAATTGGTTTGTGAAAAACAACTTGTAAGTGGTGTATCAGTCATCAAGCAGAAAATTCAGATATCCTTAATTGCAGGATTATTATTAGATATTCTAAGATATAAGTTTAAGGGGACTGACTGATCACCTTCTGAAAACCATCGGGGGTCACTTAGCAAAAGCAAGAATATTAATGGGATCGTTCCTCTGCTTTACGTGCTCTGTCTCTGTCTTTTTATGTGCTAGGTTTTGGTATTTGGTGTTGTTGGTCCTCATCTTACCTAAAATTCAAACTGGCAAAGGGAGGACTCAGAACCTGGCCATTTCAGAAACAACTGGACAATTTTTTAGGGGAAATGTAGCCTAAAGTTAGCTTTAATTTTGCACAAGTAAAAAGTGGTatctataattattttttaattttccaaattcaacaacacttaCAAGGGGCTTAtaactcaagtggttaagagtatttatctCGACACCAAGGTCGGTTCGATTCTTCCCTCCCTCAATTTCACTTGAACTTTTGAAACTTAAGAAGTTCAAAGCTTTGCATAGTAAGAAGAAGCAATGTGTGGTCTTATTGGGTCTTTTTGGGCTTAACTGAAGTCAGTCCACTTCAGTAATGCACCTCAATCATAGGTCTggcccaaaaaacaaaagtcccATCTAAGAGAAAATGGAATTAACCGAAACAAATATTATGACCCAAATGCGACGTCGCTTCGACAAGAGTCTGAAACTCCTCTTTCCGTTGGTAGGAGAAAAGCTTCCCCGCCTGGACTTGAACAACAAATTCTCACCAGGTAacctaaatttgaaattattcaAAGTTAATATCTTTTCGCTATAAAGAAAAGCTAGATGGGTCATCTTTTTGGCTAATTAAGGCTCAATTTCAATTAGGTTTTGATAGATGTCGGATTCTTAACGAATATGAAAATTGGAGTTTGGCAACTTTAATTGGTACCAGCAAATTGGGATTATTGTATTTTTGCGGAATTATATTGGGTTGCATTCGATTTTGGAAAAAGGAGAGCAAGCTTGTTAGAAATCTTTTCCCATgtctttgaaaaaattgagctttggaattgaaattgaaggtTTCAATCCTGATGTTCGAAATTTGATTGCTTTACTTAACTGAAAGAAACTTTAATTATAGGTATATACTAATCTTACTGTTGTCttcaagtttgagatgattgAATTTTTAGACTACACAATTTATTGAAGTTGAAAGAGAAGAAGTGCTGTGTAAAGCAAGCTCTggatattttcttttacccATATagactgaaaattttaggtgaCTTGGACATAGAGTTAGAATAACATAGCGTGTTTAAGCAAACAGGTTGAATTTGCTTTTACAGATAAATTGAAAGTTGGTGTTCTGTTGCTTGTTATGAAAATACGAACCCAATTTTATGTTTCCATAAGAAGCAGATGAAAAGTTTATTTCAAGTTTTACTGAAGCCAAGTAGGTTTGTTATATGAATTACATGGACAAATATTTGCATCAGCTGCACTTTTACTGTTTGTATTTTGGGAAGTTCTAAACTATCAATTTCACGAAAAACCTGTTATTTATCTAATGTTTTAGTGCTAATTGGCTAATTTCCGGTTGACAGGTACGTTTTTAAAGAGATTTAGAGTGGGACTGGGATGGATACATCACAGAATGCAACAGCTGCAACTGGTGGGAGTGGCAGAAACGGGGTTTTGGTCCCTCAAACCAATGATACAACTGGAGCAACAGTGGTGGATGATCCAAAGCAAAACCTGAACGAGGTCAATAACTCTATTCAGAAAATTTTGGGGCTCATTCACCAGCTCTACCTCACTATCTCTTCGTTCAATGCTGCCTCTCAGCTCCCCCTCCTCCAACGCCTGTAATTTTCTCAGTCTGAGCTTCTTCAATAATTATTCAAACCTTTTGTTcttaatatatttattgttgCTTGAAGACTTTCTCACATTAGGTTTGATCTCTCAGAAATGCTCTTGTTATTGAGCTTGACAACATGGCTAAGTTGTCTGAAAAATgcaatatccaggttcctatggAAGTTTTTAAGTGAGGCTTCTTCCCAAATTTGCTTTCTAACAACTGAAGGTTCCTCTTTTATGGACAAGCTCTGACTACTGTTGacttattaattttgtgtagTTTGATTGACGACGGGAAGAATCCtgatgaatttacaagggatGTCATTAACAGCTGCATTGCCAAAAATCAGATCACTAAAGGCAAAACCGATACCTTCAAGGTAACTTTTACAGTGTGAAAATATTGCTTTGTTCCATTTCATTGTTTCCAAGTTTGTCATGATTCAACATCtacttatgtttttttatagAGTTTACGCAAACATCTTCTGGAGGAACTTGAACAAACATTTCCTGATGAAGTTGAATCTTACAGAGAAATACGTGCTGCATCTGCTTCTGTAAGTTACCTTGCATTGGCCCACTAACATCTTGTACAAGGATTTATAAAACTTATTAGCCTCCTTCACAGATGTACTTCGAttgcatattctttttatacaaattaagTGAAGAAACCTTCtgcctttcttcctttttggtcattcaTCGAGATGAACAACCGTTCTCTGAAGGTTTACCTTTGGCAACTAAATCTGCTGCCAGTGTGTTGACTATGCACCCAGCAGAAGTCAGATTGTTTGTGTttattgtccatattttgttCAGAGTTATTGTCCATATTTGTGTGAGTGTGGTTCATTATTATTCTTGTAGGGGTTTAAGCTGGTTACTTACAATACAGGAAACAAAACGGCTTGCACAAGCACAAAGCATATTACAGAATGGGGATATGAAGGTCAAACCGGAGCCTTAAATGTGTGATGTGTTTATGTATCATGTTCTTCGAGTCCACGTCTTACCAATACCGTGCTTGTAATCTGATGGGATGTGAATTCAAGAAGTTCTCATTCATGAGTGATTGAATATCCCATTTCCAATTGCttaaaaatatgagaatttAGACGAAGTTCTTCACCTTTTCATGATTTTAGTGATAATGGATCCCTTTGAATATTAGTTTCTACACTTGTTATATGCTCTGGGACCTGTCAATTTCCTctgttatatataaatagagtttGATAACAAGGAATTTTACAGTTCCTGAAGTTTGAGGAGGACTTGCTTCCGATTTGTATAAATGGAGCCCAAATTCAATTGTGATTTGGGCCTTCAAACTAATCAACCAGACAAACCCAAACCAATGACactgagaaaatgaaaaattgccCAACTAGTCaaataaaaatctttaaaaaagaaaaagaagtccAGAACTGACATTTTGGTACTGGTAGCTTTTATAATAATGATAAAAATATTGCTACGTTCGCCAGTAAACTGCACTTTCTCAGTTGTTTCATTGGagctttatttatataaaaactaCTAAAGCAAAACTTAAtgcgtcgtggtatgtatgttggggtttgaagtttgaaatatatatatatatatatatttatataagaaACACTCCCACCAAAGCCTTGGTTTTATTTTCTACGTTGTGTAGTTTGCAAAGAATCTTCTTTGCTCAATCAAGGCCTACATGAGAGAAAAGCCAGTGCAAAAGGGCCGTCACCTTTTCCACTTTTTACAACTACTCTTgcactttcattttcttaatgtTTATTTGTATGGGGACGAGGCCAATAACTTCATTATTTTAAGCAACAAGATTATATTTAACAATGGGGTTAAAGCTTTTAAGATCAATTAGTGGCTGCTGCTGCAACAAAGTGCTCTAGAAATCagcttattttttaaaaagaaaatgtaaatGAGAAATGGGAAATGGAGTAGATAGTCAGCTCGATCCATATTTATGATTGGCCATCTCGGGAAATGCACTGGACACACACAAAACACCATGTGTAGTCCACTTCTATATGATGACTCAACGCCCGGAACGTCTTAGTATTAGCGTCGAACGCAATGCATAAAAAGTTACCATTACAATTCTTAAAGAAAACTTATAAATTTGAAGCTCTATCTCAAAATGTTATTAATGGTGAAAATAGGAAAGGTAAAGCACCATATTTTTGTCCATCAAAGCGATTTCATGAATGGGGTTGTGATTACAAATTGGTCACACAGCAGGTAGGTACTGAGCTTTGGAAATAAATGTTTGAAGAACTCTGATGAGGAAATGGGGGGGAGACAATGCCGTTAATATGTGTGGTGGGAATtgggaaagaacaaaaatctaGGTAAAGTTTGGTATCCGTCTAAAGATGCTTTTAGGTCAATCACCATGAAATTAGGGAGCCCGGGAAAAGAGAAATGCAAATCTCACACATttctctttataaaaaaaaatttatttctcgTGAGATTGGGGTCAAAGAGGTGACTGCAGGTCAATGGACATCTTAATGTGGTCCTGAATCCAACCAAAATGTTGCCATGCTTCCTATTAATTGtgttttccccttttttttctttttttttttctatctaaatagctttatttaaaaaaaaattgatggtaAATGTgtaaaattgaattttgttttggcaCAAACTTGTTTATCTTATTCAAGCAACTTGGTCACCCAGCACCCAATTcgaatttaaatttcaatcccTGTAGttgcaaaaaattatt
This genomic interval carries:
- the LOC18777381 gene encoding mediator of RNA polymerase II transcription subunit 10b isoform X1, which produces MDTSQNATAATGGSGRNGVLVPQTNDTTGATVVDDPKQNLNEVNNSIQKILGLIHQLYLTISSFNAASQLPLLQRLNALVIELDNMAKLSEKCNIQVPMEVFNLIDDGKNPDEFTRDVINSCIAKNQITKGKTDTFKSLRKHLLEELEQTFPDEVESYREIRAASASGFKLVTYNTGNKTACTSTKHITEWGYEGQTGALNV
- the LOC18777381 gene encoding mediator of RNA polymerase II transcription subunit 10b isoform X2 → MDTSQNATAATGGSGRNGVLVPQTNDTTGATVVDDPKQNLNEVNNSIQKILGLIHQLYLTISSFNAASQLPLLQRLNALVIELDNMAKLSEKCNIQVPMEVFNLIDDGKNPDEFTRDVINSCIAKNQITKGKTDTFKSLRKHLLEELEQTFPDEVESYREIRAASASETKRLAQAQSILQNGDMKVKPEP